The Mycolicibacterium hassiacum DSM 44199 genome includes a window with the following:
- a CDS encoding potassium/proton antiporter yields the protein MTLHQLYLVVLAGALILLASVAATRFATRLGLPTLLLFLAVGIIVGEDGLGLQFDNYELADHLGTVALAIILIEGGLTTKFSDIRRVLAPAGVLATVGVAVSMIVTAVGAHLLLGLDWQLALLLGAILSSTDAAAVFSVLRVVPLPRRLVGLLEAESGFNDAPAVILVLLFSTTPLELTPVHTLLTVLYELAAGAAIGAACGFAGSFALRRIALPASGLYPLATFGFGLVAFATAGAAHASGFLASYVAGLILANTGLPHRSATRSFAEGLAWLAQIGLFVLLGLLVDPSDLVDDVLPAIVVGLVLLLFARPLSVLVSLAGFRIPWREQAFLSWAGLRGAVPIVFATFPIVGGVPGSERLLNIVFVLVVVFTLIQGPSLPLVANWLRLIPKEATREIQVEAAPLDVLDAELLTMTVQDSSRLHNVSVLELRLPDPAVIPLIIRNGQAFVPQPDTRIAVGDELLIVTTPRARAATERRLRAVSRRGKLAHWFNEYGNTD from the coding sequence ATGACCTTGCATCAGCTGTACCTGGTGGTGCTGGCTGGTGCGCTGATCCTGCTGGCGAGTGTCGCGGCCACCCGGTTCGCCACCCGGCTGGGCCTGCCCACCCTGCTGCTGTTCCTGGCGGTCGGCATCATCGTCGGCGAGGACGGCCTGGGGCTGCAGTTCGACAACTACGAGCTCGCCGATCACCTGGGCACGGTGGCGCTGGCGATCATCCTGATCGAAGGCGGTCTGACCACCAAGTTCTCCGATATCCGCCGGGTACTCGCACCGGCCGGGGTGCTGGCCACCGTCGGCGTCGCGGTGAGCATGATCGTCACCGCCGTCGGCGCACATCTGCTGCTCGGGCTCGACTGGCAGTTGGCCCTGCTGCTGGGTGCGATCCTGTCGTCGACGGACGCGGCCGCGGTGTTCTCGGTGCTGCGGGTGGTTCCGCTGCCGCGTCGGCTCGTCGGCCTGCTGGAGGCGGAGTCCGGGTTCAACGACGCCCCCGCGGTGATCCTGGTGCTGTTGTTCAGCACCACACCGCTGGAACTCACCCCGGTGCACACGCTGCTGACGGTGCTCTACGAACTCGCTGCCGGCGCCGCGATCGGAGCGGCCTGCGGCTTCGCCGGTTCGTTCGCGCTGCGCCGCATCGCGCTGCCCGCCTCCGGGCTGTATCCGCTCGCCACCTTCGGGTTCGGTCTGGTCGCCTTCGCGACCGCCGGCGCCGCCCACGCCAGCGGGTTCCTCGCGAGCTACGTCGCGGGGCTCATCCTCGCGAACACCGGTCTGCCACACCGTTCGGCCACCCGTTCGTTCGCCGAGGGGCTGGCCTGGCTCGCCCAGATCGGGCTGTTCGTGCTGCTCGGGCTGTTGGTCGACCCCAGCGATCTGGTCGACGACGTGCTGCCCGCGATCGTCGTCGGCCTGGTGCTGTTGTTGTTCGCCCGGCCGCTGTCGGTGCTGGTCTCACTCGCCGGCTTCCGAATCCCCTGGCGGGAACAGGCTTTCCTGTCCTGGGCGGGGCTGCGTGGCGCGGTGCCCATCGTTTTCGCGACCTTCCCGATCGTCGGCGGGGTGCCCGGCAGCGAGCGCCTGCTCAACATCGTGTTCGTGCTGGTGGTGGTGTTCACCCTGATCCAGGGGCCGAGTCTGCCGCTGGTGGCCAACTGGTTGCGGCTCATTCCCAAGGAGGCCACCCGCGAGATCCAGGTCGAGGCCGCGCCGCTGGACGTGCTGGACGCCGAACTGTTGACCATGACCGTGCAGGACTCCTCGCGGCTGCACAACGTCTCGGTACTGGAACTGCGGCTGCCGGACCCGGCGGTCATCCCGTTGATCATCCGCAACGGTCAGGCGTTCGTCCCGCAACCCGACACCCGCATCGCGGTCGGCGACGAACTGCTCATCGTCACCACCCCTAGGGCCCGCGCGGCCACCGAGCGACGGCTACGGGCGGTCAGCCGGCGCGGCAAACTGGCGCACTGGTTCAACGAGTACGGCAACACCGACTGA
- a CDS encoding potassium channel family protein, protein MRIGVAGAGAVGRAVARELVSYGHKVLLIENNMRHFEPRSVPDADWLFADACELAMLEEAGIHTCDVMITATGDDKANLTASLLAKTEFGVGRVVARVNDMRNQWLFNEAWGVDVAVSAPAALVAAIEGAIDVGHVVRLMELRQGQVSLAKLTLSEDDSWVGRRLGDVSLPEGGRPAIIVRAGGLVAPRSDEVLRAGDEILFFAAGAQLNQAAVLVQEALRPLA, encoded by the coding sequence ATGCGCATCGGCGTCGCCGGGGCGGGCGCCGTGGGCCGGGCGGTGGCGCGCGAGCTGGTCTCGTACGGACACAAGGTGCTGTTGATCGAGAACAACATGCGCCACTTCGAACCGCGTTCGGTGCCGGACGCGGACTGGTTGTTCGCCGACGCGTGCGAGCTGGCCATGCTGGAGGAGGCCGGCATCCACACCTGCGATGTGATGATCACCGCCACCGGGGACGACAAGGCCAACCTCACCGCGTCGCTGCTCGCCAAGACCGAGTTCGGGGTGGGCCGCGTGGTGGCGCGGGTCAACGACATGCGAAACCAGTGGCTGTTCAACGAGGCCTGGGGCGTCGACGTGGCGGTGTCGGCGCCGGCCGCCCTGGTGGCCGCCATCGAGGGCGCGATCGACGTCGGCCATGTGGTCCGGCTGATGGAGCTGCGGCAGGGTCAGGTCAGTCTCGCGAAACTCACGCTTTCCGAAGATGATTCGTGGGTCGGTCGGCGGCTCGGCGACGTGTCGCTGCCGGAGGGCGGCAGGCCCGCGATAATCGTGCGCGCCGGCGGCCTGGTGGCGCCGCGGTCCGACGAGGTGCTCCGGGCCGGCGACGAGATCCTGTTCTTCGCCGCCGGTGCCCAGCTCAACCAGGCGGCTGTGTTGGTGCAGGAGGCGCTCCGGCCGCTGGCCTGA
- a CDS encoding SulP family inorganic anion transporter: protein MIAAAAGTLNRLLPSRRDYAGLPRSWKRDILAGVTVGVVALPLALAFGLSSGVGAAAGLITAVVAGLVAAVFGGSHVQVSGPTGAMAMVLAPIVAEHGLGSIALVTVLAGLIVLAAGVTGLGRAVTFIPWPVIEGFTLGIAAIIFLQQIPAAFGQRAPEGARTLAAAWQVVTHADWSIAVKTLGVVAAVAAMMTVLPRIHRGIPESLTAVIVVSVVVTVGGISVATIGELPSHLPTPVLPHADLGALRELVGAALAIAALAAIESLLSARVAATMAATGPYDPDRELVGQGLASVASGLFGGMPATGAIARTAVNVRSGARTRLSAIVHSLVLLGVVYLATGPVSAIPLSALAGVLMVTSFRMISAGTVRKILRSTRSDAVTFVITALITICFDLIEAVEIGVLVAAFFVLRGVARRSSVVREELPGPPRPGDDRIALLRLDGAMFFGVAERISNAIVDADHPHTEVVIIRLSQLGLLDATGANSLAYIATELEKRGITVIIKGVRPEHMDLLTNVGVFESLRHENHLMDSLEEAIEHARHHVTLSETH from the coding sequence GGCGCTGCCGCTGGCGTTGGCGTTCGGTCTCAGCTCGGGTGTCGGCGCGGCCGCGGGGCTGATCACCGCCGTGGTCGCGGGCCTGGTCGCGGCCGTGTTCGGCGGCTCGCATGTGCAGGTGTCCGGCCCGACCGGGGCGATGGCGATGGTGCTCGCACCGATCGTCGCCGAGCACGGCCTGGGCAGCATCGCGCTGGTGACGGTGCTGGCCGGGCTGATCGTGCTGGCCGCGGGCGTCACCGGGCTGGGGCGGGCGGTGACGTTCATCCCCTGGCCGGTGATCGAGGGCTTCACCCTGGGCATCGCGGCCATCATCTTCCTGCAACAGATCCCCGCCGCGTTCGGTCAGCGGGCGCCGGAGGGAGCCCGGACCCTGGCCGCGGCGTGGCAGGTCGTCACCCACGCCGACTGGTCGATCGCGGTCAAGACACTGGGCGTGGTGGCCGCGGTCGCGGCGATGATGACGGTGCTCCCGCGGATCCACCGCGGTATCCCGGAGTCGCTGACCGCGGTGATCGTGGTGTCGGTCGTGGTGACGGTCGGCGGGATCTCGGTGGCGACCATCGGCGAGCTGCCCTCGCATCTGCCCACCCCGGTGCTGCCGCACGCCGATCTGGGCGCCCTGCGCGAACTGGTGGGTGCGGCGCTGGCGATCGCGGCGCTGGCCGCCATCGAATCGCTGTTGTCGGCGCGGGTGGCCGCGACCATGGCCGCCACCGGCCCCTACGACCCCGACCGCGAGTTGGTGGGACAGGGTCTCGCGTCGGTCGCCTCCGGGCTCTTCGGCGGTATGCCGGCCACCGGCGCGATCGCGCGCACCGCGGTCAACGTGCGATCCGGCGCCCGTACCCGGCTGTCGGCGATAGTGCACTCGCTGGTGCTGCTCGGAGTGGTGTACCTGGCCACCGGGCCGGTCTCGGCGATCCCGCTGTCGGCGCTCGCCGGGGTGCTGATGGTGACGTCGTTCCGGATGATCTCGGCGGGCACGGTGCGCAAGATCCTGCGGTCCACCCGATCGGATGCGGTGACGTTCGTGATCACCGCGCTCATCACCATCTGCTTCGACCTCATCGAGGCGGTCGAGATCGGCGTGCTGGTCGCGGCGTTCTTCGTGCTGCGCGGGGTGGCCCGCCGCAGCAGCGTGGTGCGTGAGGAGCTGCCCGGTCCGCCCCGGCCCGGCGATGACCGAATCGCCCTGCTGCGACTGGACGGAGCGATGTTCTTCGGTGTGGCCGAACGTATTTCGAATGCGATCGTCGACGCGGACCACCCGCACACCGAGGTGGTCATCATCCGGCTGTCACAGCTCGGCCTGCTCGACGCCACCGGCGCGAACTCGCTGGCCTACATCGCCACCGAACTTGAGAAGCGCGGAATCACGGTGATCATCAAGGGCGTTCGGCCCGAGCACATGGACCTGCTGACCAATGTCGGGGTGTTCGAGTCGCTGCGCCACGAGAACCATCTGATGGATTCTCTGGAAGAGGCGATCGAACACGCCCGTCACCATGTGACGCTGAGCGAAACGCATTGA